The Streptomyces sp. 11x1 genomic sequence CGTTCGTCGTCTGCGGCTGAGTGGGGGCTGGTCGCGCAGTTCCCCGCGCCCCTTTCGGGCCTCCGGCCCTCAGGCCGAAAAGCACGGGGCGCAGCCCCTGCCTTTCAGGGGCGCGGGGAACTGCGCGACCAGCCCCCACCGGGCGGACGTCTGGGGGTCGAAGGGGCGCAGCCCCTTGAAGAGGGACGGGTAGGGGCGGCGGGGGCGCTACAACTTCCCGATGTCCCACCGAGGCATCTGCGGCACCCTCCGCCCCGGCACCCGCCCCGACAACAGAATCAACCGAGCCGCCCGATGCCGCTGCCCCGCATACGGCTCCAACAACGACAACATCACCGAGTCGTCCGCATCCCGATCCCCCGCCAACGCGAACCCCACGATCCCCGGCAGATGCAGATCCCCCGTGGTCACCTCGTCCGCCGCCCCATGACTGCGCTGCACGGTCTCCGCCGAGGTCCACGGCCCGATCCCCGGCACCAACTCCAACCGCGCCCGCGCCTCCACCGGCGACATCCCCACGGCCTCCTCCAGCCGACCCGCCACCCGCACCGCCCGCAGGATCGTCGACGCCCGCTTGTCGTCGACGCCGGCCCGATGCCACTCCCAGGACGGGATCAGCGCCCACTCCCGGGCCCTCGGCATCACACACATCCGCCCCGGCGCGGGCCCCGGTGCCGGCTCACCGAACTGCCGTACGAGCAGCCGCCACGCCCGATACGCCTCGTCCGTCGTGACCTTCTGCTCCAGAACCGACGGAATCAACGACTCCAGCACCAGCCCGGTCCGCGTCAGCCGCAACCCGGGCCGTCGCCGCCAGACCATCGCCACGATCCGGTGCCGGGGCGCGAAGGCCTCGGGCTGGTCCGACGCGCCGAGCATCGTGGGCACCTGGTCGAGCAGCCACTCGGCTCCCGGCCCCCAGGCCTCCGCCTCGACGACCCCGCCCCGCAGCGCGACCCGCAGCGTCCCGGCGCCGACCGGCGTACGACTGGTTCGCCACACGGACCCGTCCGGCATGGCGCGGAAGGTCGGATCCCCGGGCCCCCGCCGCAGCGGCCCCAGCACGAGCCCCAGATCGAGTGCCCCCTCGGGCACCCAGGTCCGCCGCCGCCCGGCCACGGCCCCCTGCCGGGGCACCCCACCGGGCACGACGACATGCCCACCCCGCACGGTCGTACGAGTGGGCCGTTGAGGAAAACGTCCGGCCACGAGAAGTCCTGGATGGTGAAGCGGTGCCTTATGAGCCTAGAGGGTGGGGCCTTTCAGGGGCGCGGGGAACTGCGCGAGAAGCCCCACGCACCCGCACCTGCCCACCGAACCCGAGCCACCCCGAACCATAGGCGCCCGGCCCCACCTCTCACCGCACCTCGATGAACGCCCCCGCATCCCGCTCCCCCCGAGCCGGAGGCGCCCCCGCCGCGTGCCCCACGGCCACCGCCCCCATCGGATCCCACTCCGCCGGCAGCCCCAGCACCTCCCGTACGACATCCCGGCAGAACATCGTCGACGACACCCACGCGGACCCCAGCCGCTCCCCGGCCAGCGCGACCAGGAAGTTCTGCACGCCGGCCCCGGTGGCGACGACGAACATCTCCCGCTCGGCCGCGTCCCGCCGCGCGTCCCCGTAGACGTGCGAGCCGTCCATCACCAGACACGGCACCACCAGATACGGCGCGTTGCGCAGCACGTCCCCGCGCCGCACCCGCTTCGCGATGGACTCCTCGCTCTTGCCGTCCCGTCGCAGATCCGCGATCCACGCGTCCCGCATGGCGTCGAGCAGCCGCACCCGCGACTCCGCGGACTCCAGCAGCACGAACCGCCACGGCGTCGTGTGGTGCGGCGCCGGCGCGGTCACGGCTGCGGCCACGGCCCGCCGCACCGCGCCGGGGTCGACCGGCTCGTCCGTGAACGCCCGGACCGTCCGCCGCTGGGTCACCGCCAGCCGTACGGCCTCGGAGGTGCCGAGCCGGAACATGTCGTCCGCCGCGCCCCGGACCAGGGCCCGTG encodes the following:
- a CDS encoding DNA-3-methyladenine glycosylase 2 family protein, with the translated sequence MAGRFPQRPTRTTVRGGHVVVPGGVPRQGAVAGRRRTWVPEGALDLGLVLGPLRRGPGDPTFRAMPDGSVWRTSRTPVGAGTLRVALRGGVVEAEAWGPGAEWLLDQVPTMLGASDQPEAFAPRHRIVAMVWRRRPGLRLTRTGLVLESLIPSVLEQKVTTDEAYRAWRLLVRQFGEPAPGPAPGRMCVMPRAREWALIPSWEWHRAGVDDKRASTILRAVRVAGRLEEAVGMSPVEARARLELVPGIGPWTSAETVQRSHGAADEVTTGDLHLPGIVGFALAGDRDADDSVMLSLLEPYAGQRHRAARLILLSGRVPGRRVPQMPRWDIGKL
- a CDS encoding coenzyme F420-0:L-glutamate ligase, which produces MPGPAYRVWAPTGIPEVQQGDDLAKLIAAAEPRLADGDVVLVTSKIVSKAEGRVVEAADREAAIDAETVRVVARRGPLRIVENRQGLVMAAAGVDASNTPSGTVLLLPEDPDGSARAIRDGIRDALGVEVGVLVTDTFGRPWRSGLTDVAIGAAGVRVLDDLRGGTDAHGNPLSATVVATADELAGAGDLVKGKAAGLPVAVVRGLAQVVAEDSGEGTRALVRGAADDMFRLGTSEAVRLAVTQRRTVRAFTDEPVDPGAVRRAVAAAVTAPAPHHTTPWRFVLLESAESRVRLLDAMRDAWIADLRRDGKSEESIAKRVRRGDVLRNAPYLVVPCLVMDGSHVYGDARRDAAEREMFVVATGAGVQNFLVALAGERLGSAWVSSTMFCRDVVREVLGLPAEWDPMGAVAVGHAAGAPPARGERDAGAFIEVR